In Nocardia sp. NBC_00403, one DNA window encodes the following:
- a CDS encoding multicopper oxidase domain-containing protein gives MGTALPDLQRADRAIHHPATSSTANSDLVHPGQWMLHCHNAYHGEAGMMTVLSYVR, from the coding sequence GTGGGCACCGCCCTGCCCGATCTGCAACGCGCCGACCGGGCGATCCACCATCCGGCCACCAGCAGCACCGCCAATTCGGATCTCGTGCATCCCGGCCAGTGGATGCTGCACTGCCACAACGCCTATCACGGCGAAGCGGGCATGATGACGGTACTGTCCTACGTCCGCTGA
- a CDS encoding slipin family protein, with translation MNGIIVTIIVVLVVALIALSMSIRVVTQYEKGVLFRLGRVIAVREPGLRFIIPVVDQLRKVSMRIITMPIQSQGIITRDNVSVDISAVAYFRVVDAEKSVVAIENVYAAIDQIAQTTLRKVVGQHTLDQALAETDTINADIRQILDTTTLEWGVEVTLVELKDIQLPDSMQRAMARQAEAEREKRAKIIAAEGESLAAAALGDASDTMMAHPLALQLRNLQTLIELGVDKNTTVVFPAQLMSAIGDIGAFFARETTSSTALGSTTRTPPKAQPVPTPTPNGAADLVASTPASD, from the coding sequence ATGAACGGAATCATCGTTACCATAATCGTCGTGCTCGTCGTGGCACTGATCGCGCTATCGATGTCGATTCGTGTGGTGACCCAATACGAGAAGGGCGTGTTGTTCCGCCTCGGGCGCGTGATCGCGGTCAGAGAACCCGGCCTGAGATTCATCATCCCGGTCGTCGACCAACTACGGAAAGTGTCGATGCGCATCATCACCATGCCGATCCAGTCGCAGGGCATCATCACCCGCGACAACGTCAGCGTCGACATCTCCGCCGTCGCCTACTTCCGGGTCGTCGACGCCGAGAAATCTGTCGTCGCGATCGAAAATGTCTACGCCGCAATCGATCAGATTGCCCAGACCACGCTGCGCAAGGTGGTCGGGCAGCACACCCTCGACCAGGCACTGGCCGAGACCGACACCATCAACGCCGATATCCGCCAGATCCTCGACACCACCACCCTCGAATGGGGTGTCGAAGTCACCCTGGTCGAATTGAAGGACATCCAACTGCCCGACAGCATGCAGCGCGCGATGGCTCGACAAGCCGAGGCCGAACGCGAGAAGCGGGCAAAAATTATTGCCGCCGAAGGTGAATCGTTGGCCGCCGCAGCACTCGGCGACGCCTCCGACACCATGATGGCCCACCCTCTCGCCTTGCAGTTGCGCAACCTGCAGACCCTGATCGAACTCGGCGTCGACAAGAACACCACCGTCGTGTTCCCAGCACAACTGATGAGCGCCATCGGCGACATCGGCGCGTTCTTCGCCCGCGAAACCACAAGTTCCACAGCATTGGGTTCCACCACTCGAACACCGCCGAAAGCCCAACCGGTGCCGACACCGACACCCAACGGAGCCGCCGACCTCGTGGCAAGCACGCCCGCATCGGATTGA
- a CDS encoding ATP-binding cassette domain-containing protein — translation MASSIGARPATEPVVACAGLTKDFGSGRGLFDLELNVGRGETFGFIGPNGAGKTTTIRLLMDLARPDRGRASIFGLDTHTDSVEIKRRVGYLPGELVQWPRVTAGYVIGMLAGEGVVQRDGSLPLSATPW, via the coding sequence ATGGCCTCCTCCATCGGCGCTCGCCCGGCTACGGAACCAGTGGTGGCCTGCGCCGGGCTGACGAAAGATTTCGGCTCGGGTCGCGGGTTATTCGACTTGGAGCTTAACGTCGGGCGCGGGGAAACGTTCGGTTTTATCGGTCCCAATGGCGCCGGGAAGACGACCACGATCCGGCTGCTGATGGATCTGGCCCGTCCGGATCGTGGGAGAGCGAGCATCTTCGGGCTGGACACCCACACCGACAGCGTGGAGATCAAACGCCGAGTCGGTTATCTGCCGGGTGAGCTGGTGCAGTGGCCGCGAGTCACTGCGGGCTACGTGATCGGCATGCTGGCAGGAGAAGGTGTAGTTCAGCGTGACGGTTCGCTTCCGCTATCCGCCACGCCTTGGTAA
- a CDS encoding heavy metal translocating P-type ATPase → MSRMTRQARPWVARLGGWLEPVLVVVTVAALTIGAVLWVFGSRGAADGFWIAATVAAFVPALFWMIATLVKGRAGVDLIAVLSLAGTLWVGEYLAGALIAVMLAGGRALDAAAERRASRDLRALLEHAPRSARRRVGDEVTVIPLGQVVVDDVLVVAAGEIVPVDGRILNTVAVLDESVLTGEPLQVERGVGEPVRSGVVNAGDAFEMRASATAAESTYAGIVRLAEQAGAENAPVVRLADRYAAWFLPLALLVAGAAYAISGSAVRAVAVLVVATPCPLLLAAPVAIVSGLSRASRLGVVVRGGSALESLGHATTLVMDKTGTLTTGRPQVVEVVAAPGREATEMMRLAASVDQVSPHVLAEAIVTEALARGIDLSAPTDLAEQAGRGVSGTVDGHRVDVGKLPDSRIGAGWARAVVNRASLDSAAIAWIVVDGDLVAAILLRDPLRRHAPRTIRRLRAAGLNRLVMLTGDRPEPAREVATVLGLDEVYAEQSPADKVDAVRREREHAVTVMVGDGVNDAPALAAASVGVAMGARGSTASSEAADIVLTTDRLDRLADAMDTARWSRRIAVQSAVVGMSLSLLAMIVAAAGWLPPAAGALLQEGIDVAVILNALRALRGNPALRTELAPDTEAMLRRFAGEHEALRDALGLLRTAADRLAERSGEETALSAVEAAYRFLLDELLPHEEAEETELYPALATPLGSAEATATMSRTHAEIQRLTMRIGNHLRLARTTGRIGSDQIDDLLACLYGLYVLLKLHFRQEEENYFTLTDEPEYASTSTRSGIKPSSRP, encoded by the coding sequence ATGAGTCGAATGACCAGGCAGGCTCGGCCGTGGGTGGCACGGCTGGGCGGTTGGCTGGAACCGGTGCTGGTGGTGGTCACGGTGGCGGCGCTGACGATCGGCGCGGTCCTGTGGGTGTTCGGTTCGCGTGGTGCTGCCGACGGGTTCTGGATCGCGGCGACAGTGGCGGCGTTCGTTCCCGCGCTGTTCTGGATGATCGCCACGCTTGTGAAGGGCCGGGCCGGTGTCGACCTGATCGCGGTGTTGTCGTTGGCGGGAACGCTGTGGGTCGGCGAGTATCTGGCTGGGGCGCTGATTGCCGTCATGCTGGCCGGTGGACGAGCCCTCGACGCCGCTGCCGAACGGCGTGCCTCACGGGATCTGCGCGCCCTGCTGGAGCATGCACCCCGGTCGGCTCGTCGTCGAGTCGGTGATGAGGTGACGGTGATTCCGCTCGGCCAGGTCGTGGTCGATGACGTGCTTGTGGTCGCTGCGGGTGAGATAGTGCCGGTCGATGGGCGGATTCTGAATACCGTTGCGGTGCTGGATGAGTCGGTATTGACCGGGGAACCGCTGCAGGTGGAGCGTGGGGTCGGTGAGCCGGTGCGCAGCGGTGTCGTCAATGCCGGTGATGCGTTCGAGATGCGTGCGAGCGCGACGGCGGCCGAGAGTACCTACGCCGGGATTGTGCGGCTGGCCGAGCAGGCCGGCGCCGAGAACGCACCGGTGGTGCGGCTTGCCGACCGATACGCGGCGTGGTTCCTGCCGCTCGCGCTGCTGGTCGCCGGTGCCGCTTACGCCATCAGCGGGTCGGCGGTGCGGGCGGTCGCCGTCCTGGTGGTCGCGACACCGTGCCCGCTGCTGTTGGCCGCGCCCGTGGCGATCGTCTCGGGACTATCGCGGGCCTCGCGCCTGGGAGTCGTCGTGCGTGGCGGTAGCGCATTGGAAAGCCTCGGCCATGCAACCACTTTGGTGATGGACAAGACCGGCACTCTCACCACGGGCCGTCCGCAAGTCGTCGAAGTGGTAGCCGCACCGGGCCGCGAGGCGACGGAGATGATGCGACTGGCCGCGTCGGTGGACCAGGTGTCGCCCCACGTTCTGGCCGAAGCGATCGTCACCGAAGCGCTCGCGCGCGGTATCGACTTGTCGGCACCCACCGACCTGGCCGAGCAAGCCGGGCGCGGGGTGTCGGGCACCGTGGACGGCCACCGGGTCGACGTCGGCAAGCTGCCCGACTCGCGCATCGGTGCCGGCTGGGCCCGCGCTGTCGTCAACCGGGCAAGCCTGGATTCGGCCGCGATCGCCTGGATCGTCGTCGACGGTGACCTCGTAGCAGCGATCCTGCTGCGAGACCCGTTGCGCAGACACGCACCCCGCACCATTCGGCGACTGCGTGCGGCCGGTCTGAACCGACTGGTCATGCTCACCGGCGACCGGCCCGAACCCGCACGCGAAGTCGCGACCGTACTCGGCTTGGACGAGGTGTATGCCGAGCAAAGCCCCGCCGACAAGGTCGATGCCGTGCGCCGCGAACGTGAACACGCGGTGACGGTGATGGTCGGTGACGGCGTCAACGACGCCCCGGCGCTGGCCGCGGCCAGCGTCGGCGTCGCGATGGGGGCGCGCGGATCGACCGCCTCGTCGGAAGCCGCCGACATCGTGCTCACCACCGATCGTCTCGACCGGCTCGCCGATGCCATGGACACCGCCCGCTGGTCGCGCCGCATCGCCGTGCAGAGCGCCGTCGTCGGCATGAGTCTGTCACTGCTGGCCATGATCGTCGCCGCCGCCGGCTGGCTGCCACCCGCCGCCGGTGCGCTGCTGCAGGAAGGCATCGACGTGGCAGTGATCCTCAATGCGCTACGCGCCCTGCGTGGCAATCCGGCACTGCGCACCGAACTCGCCCCCGACACCGAGGCTATGCTGCGCCGCTTCGCCGGTGAACACGAGGCATTGCGCGACGCACTCGGATTGCTCCGCACCGCCGCCGATCGCCTCGCCGAGCGTAGCGGCGAGGAGACCGCGTTGTCCGCGGTCGAGGCCGCCTATAGGTTCCTCCTCGACGAACTGCTGCCTCACGAAGAGGCCGAGGAAACCGAACTGTATCCGGCTCTGGCGACGCCACTCGGCAGTGCCGAGGCCACCGCCACCATGAGTCGAACGCATGCCGAGATCCAGCGGCTCACCATGCGAATCGGTAACCACCTCCGCTTGGCGCGTACCACCGGCCGCATCGGCTCCGACCAGATCGATGATCTGCTGGCCTGCCTGTATGGGCTCTACGTCCTGCTGAAGCTGCACTTTCGACAGGAAGAGGAAAACTATTTCACGCTCACCGACGAACCCGAATACGCCTCGACATCCACACGATCCGGCATCAAGCCATCCTCGCGACCATGA
- the ppgK gene encoding polyphosphate--glucose phosphotransferase, giving the protein MADSTASVTEKPSQAGPHRGSFGIDVGGSGVKGGVVDLGTGQLIGDRFKLPTPRPATPEALADTIGVVVKHFQWDAPLGVTYPGVVSGGVARTAAHLDKSWIGVNAQAVISAELGGLPVTLLNDADAAELAEVEFGAGKDNDGVIVLLTFGTGIGSAVIHNGVLLPNTEFGHIEVGGMEAERRGAVSVKERHAWSYKRWASEVTKVLVAIENAISPDLFIAGGGVSRKGDKWIPLLKNRTPVVAAALQNTAGIVGAAVAARADPTRASSPLGGRVHLRSG; this is encoded by the coding sequence ATGGCCGATTCCACCGCTTCGGTCACCGAAAAGCCGAGCCAGGCTGGGCCGCATCGCGGGAGCTTCGGCATCGACGTGGGCGGTAGCGGTGTGAAGGGCGGCGTCGTCGATCTCGGCACCGGGCAGTTGATCGGCGACCGCTTCAAACTCCCGACCCCGCGGCCGGCCACTCCGGAGGCTCTCGCCGACACGATCGGTGTGGTGGTGAAGCACTTCCAGTGGGACGCGCCGCTTGGCGTCACCTATCCGGGTGTGGTCAGCGGCGGCGTAGCCCGTACCGCCGCGCACCTCGACAAGTCTTGGATCGGAGTGAACGCCCAGGCGGTGATCAGTGCCGAACTCGGCGGACTGCCGGTGACCCTGCTCAATGACGCCGACGCGGCGGAATTGGCCGAAGTCGAGTTCGGTGCGGGCAAGGACAACGACGGCGTCATTGTGTTGCTGACGTTTGGCACCGGCATCGGTTCGGCGGTGATCCATAACGGGGTGTTGTTGCCCAACACTGAATTCGGTCACATCGAGGTCGGCGGTATGGAGGCCGAGCGTCGGGGCGCCGTGTCGGTCAAGGAGAGGCACGCCTGGAGCTACAAGCGGTGGGCCTCCGAGGTGACGAAGGTGCTGGTCGCCATCGAAAACGCGATCTCGCCCGACCTGTTCATCGCCGGTGGCGGGGTCAGCCGCAAGGGCGACAAATGGATTCCGTTGCTGAAGAACCGCACGCCGGTGGTGGCCGCCGCGTTGCAGAACACTGCGGGGATCGTTGGGGCAGCAGTGGCTGCGCGTGCCGATCCAACGCGCGCATCGAGCCCGCTCGGCGGTCGCGTTCATCTTCGCTCGGGTTGA
- a CDS encoding multicopper oxidase family protein, protein MTEPFHRNPLTRRTFLAAAISGLTVAACGRSDHGAAANSSPTPVDPTTIEAAEALRPHTGRIVTAALRPQTTEVDLGGITARTLVYGNTVPGPLIRANVGDELAVTVTNRLDHPTSIHWHGIALRNDMDGAAPASPDIKPGTDFIYRFSVAHPGTYWAHPHAGLDTDYGLYLPVIVDDPADAGRYDAEWIVVLDDWTDGVGQSPQQILDGLRASGMSSSGMGHGMPGMSGMGGVGTSELLGGDAGDIAYPHYLINGRVPAAPSVFKASPGQRIRIRIINAAADTAFRVALAGHPMTVTHTDGFPIQPTVVDALLLGMGERYDVTITAADGVFPLVALAEGKNQQARALLSTATGTTPEPGSRPTELNGRIGTIDSFTPAPEAALPQAKPDVTLAANLTGGMMKYDWSIDNRPYPDNAPLTIRQGQRARLTFDNQTMMWHPMHLHGHTFQVVKPDGTAGPRKDTVIVLPMTRVRVDLIADNPGDWMLHCHNGYHMDVGMMTRLDYTS, encoded by the coding sequence ATGACCGAACCATTTCACCGCAACCCACTCACCCGCCGAACCTTTCTCGCCGCCGCTATCAGCGGCCTGACAGTGGCGGCGTGCGGCCGATCCGACCACGGCGCCGCCGCCAACAGTTCTCCAACTCCCGTGGACCCCACTACGATCGAGGCCGCCGAAGCCCTCCGGCCACACACCGGCCGTATCGTCACCGCGGCGCTGCGACCCCAGACCACCGAGGTCGACCTCGGCGGAATCACCGCACGTACACTCGTCTATGGCAACACTGTGCCCGGGCCGCTGATCCGGGCGAACGTCGGTGACGAACTCGCTGTCACCGTCACCAACAGACTCGACCACCCGACATCGATTCACTGGCACGGCATCGCGCTGCGCAACGACATGGACGGCGCGGCACCCGCCAGCCCTGACATCAAGCCGGGCACCGATTTCATCTACCGGTTCTCCGTAGCGCATCCGGGCACCTACTGGGCCCATCCACACGCCGGGCTCGACACCGACTACGGCCTGTATCTGCCGGTGATCGTGGACGATCCCGCGGATGCGGGACGCTACGACGCCGAATGGATCGTCGTCCTCGACGACTGGACCGACGGCGTCGGCCAAAGCCCACAACAGATCCTCGACGGGCTGCGGGCATCTGGCATGTCCTCCTCGGGCATGGGCCACGGTATGCCGGGCATGAGTGGGATGGGCGGAGTCGGCACCAGCGAGCTGCTCGGCGGCGACGCCGGCGATATCGCCTACCCGCACTACCTGATCAACGGCCGCGTCCCCGCCGCACCATCGGTTTTCAAAGCCTCACCGGGGCAACGTATTCGGATCCGGATCATCAACGCCGCCGCCGACACCGCGTTCCGGGTGGCGCTGGCTGGACATCCGATGACGGTCACCCACACCGACGGCTTCCCCATCCAGCCCACCGTCGTGGACGCCCTGCTCCTCGGTATGGGCGAACGCTACGACGTCACCATCACCGCCGCCGACGGCGTGTTCCCCCTCGTCGCCCTCGCCGAAGGAAAGAACCAGCAGGCCCGAGCCCTGCTTTCCACCGCCACAGGCACCACCCCCGAACCGGGATCGCGGCCCACCGAACTGAACGGCCGCATCGGCACCATCGACTCGTTCACCCCCGCTCCCGAAGCTGCACTACCCCAAGCGAAACCGGATGTGACACTCGCCGCGAACCTCACTGGCGGCATGATGAAATACGACTGGTCCATCGACAATCGGCCCTACCCCGACAACGCCCCACTCACCATCCGCCAAGGTCAACGCGCACGCCTCACGTTCGACAACCAGACGATGATGTGGCACCCGATGCACCTGCACGGCCACACCTTCCAGGTCGTCAAGCCCGACGGAACGGCTGGACCACGCAAGGACACCGTGATCGTCCTCCCGATGACCAGGGTCCGGGTCGACCTCATCGCCGACAACCCTGGCGACTGGATGCTGCACTGCCACAATGGATACCACATGGACGTCGGCATGATGACCAGACTCGACTACACAAGCTGA
- a CDS encoding phosphatase PAP2 family protein: protein MDRRPHSHCGRGLSRVYLGVHYLSDIIAGWALGTLWVGVLIVAVRLWQTLPLDLNLPRQR, encoded by the coding sequence ATGGATCGCCGTCCTCATAGTCATTGCGGGCGTGGGCTTTCCCGCGTCTACCTCGGCGTCCACTATCTCAGCGACATCATCGCCGGATGGGCGCTGGGAACGCTGTGGGTGGGGGTCCTCATCGTCGCCGTGCGGCTTTGGCAGACACTTCCATTGGACCTGAACCTGCCGCGTCAACGGTGA
- a CDS encoding DUF6153 family protein: protein MTTANRQLILTCALLLSLAVAIMHALTTHPPGPTHSMHGARSSGPAASVMSPIVDGTIPAATCGPDMRGVHDHACVAVPVPQTTLTPPEVPVWTIEQSGVPETRTMMLVRAFGGRGPPWTTPSLPQLSILRV, encoded by the coding sequence ATGACCACGGCGAACCGGCAGCTCATACTGACGTGTGCGCTGCTGTTGTCGCTGGCGGTAGCGATCATGCATGCACTCACCACGCACCCACCCGGCCCAACACACAGCATGCACGGCGCACGGTCGTCCGGGCCTGCCGCATCGGTGATGTCCCCTATCGTGGACGGCACGATCCCGGCAGCGACCTGCGGACCCGACATGCGCGGCGTCCACGATCATGCGTGCGTGGCGGTCCCAGTGCCGCAGACCACGCTCACCCCGCCGGAGGTGCCCGTGTGGACGATCGAGCAATCCGGCGTTCCCGAAACTCGCACCATGATGCTGGTTCGCGCTTTCGGCGGGCGCGGACCGCCGTGGACGACTCCGTCGTTGCCGCAACTTTCGATTCTGCGGGTGTGA
- a CDS encoding DUF305 domain-containing protein has protein sequence MSVRSKTLEIAISGLTAVALIVAGCSNNNDSGSTPPTSPSTSMPSMSGMPGMPGTATTPTSPAAYNDADVMFLQMMYPHHAQAVEMADLVPSRSQNQQVLDLAVRIKNAQAPEMAQISSLLQSFGKPAPTADSGTMSHGTPGMMNPEQLSSLKALSGKEFDTMWLNMMIDHHTGAIDMGKTEQTSGTNTDAKNLADTIVSAQQGEIDQMKAMLEQN, from the coding sequence ATGTCTGTACGATCGAAGACCCTCGAGATCGCTATTTCTGGCCTCACCGCGGTCGCGCTCATCGTGGCCGGCTGTAGCAACAACAACGATTCCGGGAGCACGCCCCCGACGTCGCCCAGCACGAGCATGCCGAGCATGTCCGGGATGCCGGGAATGCCGGGAACCGCGACCACGCCGACGTCCCCCGCGGCGTACAACGACGCCGACGTGATGTTCCTGCAGATGATGTACCCACATCACGCACAGGCGGTGGAGATGGCCGATCTGGTGCCGTCACGCTCGCAGAACCAGCAAGTGCTCGACCTCGCCGTCCGCATCAAGAACGCCCAGGCCCCCGAGATGGCCCAAATCAGTTCGCTACTGCAAAGTTTCGGGAAACCGGCACCGACCGCTGATAGCGGCACGATGAGCCACGGCACACCCGGAATGATGAACCCGGAACAACTCTCCTCACTGAAAGCGTTGTCCGGCAAAGAATTCGACACGATGTGGCTGAACATGATGATCGACCACCACACAGGGGCGATCGATATGGGCAAGACCGAACAGACGAGCGGAACCAATACCGACGCCAAGAACCTCGCCGACACTATCGTCTCTGCCCAGCAGGGCGAAATCGATCAGATGAAGGCGATGCTCGAACAAAACTGA
- a CDS encoding hemerythrin domain-containing protein, which translates to MNQPDVTMMILVHNAFRRDLLRMQAAATEVGDDPAALTALRAGWRTFSEYLTIHHTSEDEVLWPTLQAKPDAHTALLTQMAQEHAQLDPLLEQIEQDLDQASTTHLVARLERLAEVLIGHLDHEEGAALPLVRETLTPQEWTAFGNDQRHRIGIKGGAWFFPWLLDGASPQTRAFALGLLPPPLRLVYRWVWQPRYQRHSPWRPRPVELAQADRKTPVASR; encoded by the coding sequence ATGAACCAACCCGACGTCACCATGATGATCCTGGTGCACAACGCTTTTCGTCGAGATCTGCTTCGGATGCAAGCTGCTGCCACCGAGGTGGGCGATGATCCGGCCGCGCTCACCGCGCTGCGGGCCGGGTGGCGGACATTCAGCGAGTATCTGACCATCCACCACACCTCCGAGGACGAGGTGCTGTGGCCGACGCTGCAGGCGAAGCCGGATGCGCACACCGCCCTGCTGACCCAGATGGCCCAGGAGCACGCACAACTCGATCCGCTGCTCGAACAGATAGAGCAAGACCTGGATCAGGCATCAACCACCCATCTGGTCGCCCGGCTCGAGCGGCTCGCCGAGGTGCTCATCGGCCATCTTGACCACGAGGAGGGTGCGGCCCTGCCATTGGTGCGGGAGACCCTCACTCCTCAGGAGTGGACCGCGTTCGGCAACGATCAGCGCCACCGGATCGGAATCAAAGGCGGCGCATGGTTCTTTCCGTGGCTGCTCGACGGGGCATCGCCACAAACCCGAGCATTCGCCCTCGGGCTACTCCCGCCGCCACTCCGCCTCGTCTACCGATGGGTTTGGCAGCCGCGCTACCAGCGGCATTCGCCGTGGCGACCACGACCGGTGGAACTTGCGCAGGCGGATCGGAAGACACCTGTTGCGAGTCGCTGA
- a CDS encoding MFS transporter, whose product MSTEIGVPITAAVGTNRKGLALAVIAIAQLTVVLDVSIVNVALPSIQQDLGFSATGLEWIVNAYALAFGGLLLLGGRIADVYGKRRTLIAGLGLLVVASTAGGLAPDAGWLIGARVAQGVAGALIAPAALALIATTFAEGHERNRAMGVYAAMSGAGGALGNVLGGVLTTGLSWRWVLFVNIPIGIFAAVLAPRAFQRTATAGGRMDLAGALTVTAGVSSIVYGLMHASSDSWGSAGTYGPLTGGAVALLTFVLIEARQPSPLMPLRIWADRNRAGAYVVMLVVGAATIAVFYFLTLFMQIVLGYSALRTGFAFLAFAVGAGATAGISGRLVGRIGPRPLLGVGLLTLASGLFWLSFLDADARYLGDLAGPLVLAGCGVGLCFVPLTLAAVVRVDHDAAGISSALLNTCQQVGGGLGLAVFGTIAATAARHRLDTAVPGLGAQAHAGGGGPMPPELRRLISDALADGYGLAYLVAAVTLAVACVIGVIAIREVADEGAAVPIA is encoded by the coding sequence GCGGTCATCGCGATCGCACAGCTGACGGTCGTGCTGGACGTGTCGATAGTGAACGTCGCGCTGCCATCGATCCAGCAGGACCTGGGGTTCTCCGCGACCGGCCTGGAATGGATCGTCAACGCCTACGCCCTGGCGTTTGGTGGTCTGCTCCTACTGGGAGGACGCATCGCCGACGTCTACGGCAAGCGCCGGACATTGATCGCGGGCCTGGGTCTGCTGGTGGTCGCCTCGACCGCCGGCGGTCTGGCACCGGACGCGGGATGGCTGATAGGCGCGCGAGTCGCCCAAGGCGTGGCGGGTGCGCTGATCGCGCCCGCCGCGCTGGCACTGATCGCCACGACCTTCGCCGAAGGTCACGAGCGCAACCGGGCGATGGGTGTCTATGCCGCGATGTCAGGTGCCGGTGGGGCACTCGGCAATGTGCTCGGCGGCGTGCTGACTACCGGATTGAGCTGGCGTTGGGTGCTTTTCGTCAATATACCGATCGGGATCTTCGCGGCTGTCCTGGCGCCGAGGGCCTTCCAGCGAACGGCGACGGCGGGTGGGCGCATGGACCTGGCGGGCGCGCTGACCGTCACCGCTGGTGTGTCCTCGATCGTCTACGGCCTGATGCACGCCTCCTCCGATTCCTGGGGCAGCGCAGGCACTTACGGGCCGCTGACCGGTGGCGCGGTGGCGCTGCTGACGTTCGTGCTCATCGAAGCGCGCCAGCCATCGCCACTGATGCCATTGCGCATCTGGGCCGATCGCAACCGCGCCGGCGCCTACGTGGTCATGTTGGTCGTCGGCGCCGCGACGATCGCAGTGTTCTACTTCCTCACCCTGTTCATGCAGATCGTGCTCGGATACAGCGCGCTCCGAACGGGCTTCGCATTCCTGGCGTTCGCGGTAGGCGCCGGGGCCACGGCCGGCATCAGCGGCCGGCTGGTCGGCCGGATCGGCCCGCGCCCGTTGCTAGGGGTCGGACTGCTCACCCTGGCGTCCGGATTGTTCTGGTTGTCGTTCCTCGACGCCGATGCCCGATACCTCGGCGATCTCGCGGGACCGCTCGTACTGGCGGGATGCGGGGTGGGGCTGTGCTTCGTCCCACTGACCCTGGCCGCCGTGGTGCGTGTCGACCATGACGCGGCAGGCATCTCCTCGGCACTGCTCAATACGTGCCAGCAGGTGGGCGGCGGACTCGGCTTGGCGGTGTTCGGGACCATCGCGGCAACGGCCGCCCGGCACCGGCTCGACACCGCGGTCCCGGGCCTCGGAGCGCAGGCGCACGCGGGCGGTGGTGGACCGATGCCGCCCGAGCTACGCCGGTTGATCAGCGATGCGCTCGCAGATGGTTACGGCCTCGCGTACCTGGTCGCCGCGGTGACGCTGGCCGTCGCGTGCGTGATCGGTGTCATCGCCATCCGCGAAGTCGCCGACGAGGGCGCAGCAGTTCCGATCGCCTGA